One Hevea brasiliensis isolate MT/VB/25A 57/8 chromosome 5, ASM3005281v1, whole genome shotgun sequence genomic region harbors:
- the LOC131180128 gene encoding uncharacterized protein LOC131180128: MISRKGIEVDPDKVKAIQEMPAPRTEKEIRGFLGKLQYISRFIARLTITCEPIFKLLRKNQPVVWNEQCQEAFEKIKQYLSNPPILSPPIPSIPLILYLSVENMALGTMLAQEVENLERAIYYISKKLLAYEENYSLIERTCLAIVWATKKLRHYFQTHQVIVVSRMDPLKYLFEVPTLVGKLAKWLVLLYEFDIVYETRKTIKGRVVAKFLSENPVNEEEEVETAFPDESFKLVEVQPWKMCFDGAMNKSRAGIGVVLEAPNGEQLLMSKRLCFPATNNITKYEACICGLEALIAVGAKKVEVFGNSMLVVSHVKVTMKHMPRAQNQMANALAMLASLWEKGDQNLTQPIILMRSRIPCYEGLIIAHLDLEDEMKWYEDIRKYLEVKEYSQSTNSRDRATIHRLATQFTLAGGQLYKRFFEGLLLLCVTKKQSEKIMEEVHAGVCGHHMNGGH, from the exons ATGATCAGTAGGAAAGGGATTGAGGTTGACCCAGATAAGGTGAAGGCAATCCAGGAGATGCCAGCCCCGAGAACAGAAAAAGAGATTAGAGGTTTCTTAGgaaaattacagtacatcagtagGTTCATAGCTAGGCTCACAATTACCTGTGAACCAATTTTTAAGCTACTAAGAAAGAATCAGCCAGTGGTGTGGAATGAGCAATGTCAAGAGGCGTTTGAAAAGATAAAGCAGTACCTAAGCAATCCACCAATTTTGTCACCACCCATCCCTAGCATCCCTCTAATCCTCTACCTATCAGTGGAAAACATGGCCCTAGGGACAATGTTAGCACAAGAAGTAGAGAATCTAGAGAGAGCCATCTATTACATCAGTAAGAAACTCCTTGCTTATGAGGAGAATTATTCACTAATAGAAAGAACCTGTCTGGCTATAGTATGGGCAACTAAGAAGTTAAGGCACTACTTTCAGACCCATCAAGTTATTGTAGTATCCCGGATGGATCCTTTAAAGTACCTATTTGAAGTACCGACGCTAGTTGGAAAATTGGCCAAATGGTTGGTCCTACTATATGAATTTGATATTGTGTATGAGACTCGAAAAACCATCAAAGGGCGTGTAGTGGCCAAATTTCTTtctgaaaatccagttaatgaAGAGGAAGAAGTCGAAACAGCCTTCCCGGATGAGAGTTTCAAGCTAGTAGAGGTCCAGCCATGGAAAATGTGCTTTGATGGGGCCATGAATAAGAGCAGAGCCGGTATAGGGGTAGTTTTGGAAGCACCAAATGGAGAACAATTGTTAATGTCAAAAAGGCTATGTTTCCCAGCCactaataatattacaaaatatgaGGCTTGCATTTGTGGCCTAGAGGCATTAATAGCTGTTGGGGCTAAAAAAGTAGAGGTGTTCGGAAATTCAATGCTAGTGGTTTCCCATGTTAAAG tgacaatGAAGCACATGCCTAGAGCTCAGAACCAGATGGCTAATGCTCTAGCCATGCTGGCATCCTTATGGGAGAAGGGTGATCAGAATCTGACCCAGCCAATTATCTTGATGAGGAGTAGAATCCCATGCTATGAAGGGTTAATAATAGCACATTTAGATCTAGAAGATGAGATGAAATGGTATGAGGacataagaaaatatttagaggTAAAAGAATACTCACAGTCAACCAATAGTagggatagagctacaattcatagattagccactcagttcACTTTGGCTGGGGGGCAACTCTACAAAAGGTTCTTCGAAGGACTATTGCTCTTATGTGTGACAAAAAAGCAGTCTGAGAAGATAATGGAGGAAGTACATGCAGGAGTGTGTGGTCATCATATGAACGGAGGGCATTAG